TCCCTCCCGCGGGATTGTTTCATGGTCGCCCTGGACGATGCCGAGATTGACCCGCTTGCTGTCGACCGACTGCAGATGCACGTACCAGTCACTCGTAAACAGCGGCTGGAAATCGAAGTGCTCGACATAGAAGGCGGCTGTGCCGGCGACGTCGCCGGTCATCAGCACGGGGTAATAGCTTGATATCTTCATCTTTCACTCTCCTGTCGATTAACATACAGTCTGCAGGTAAACGCAATTAACGTACAGGCTGCATGTATGCAACAGGAGTCCGGACGCCGCTCCAACCGCGACCGCACCGAAGCGACACGCGGCGATCTCATCGCGGCGGCGCGAAGGCTGTTTACGGAAAAATCCTATACCGAGACCGGCACGCCGGAGATTGTCGCCGCCGCCGGCGTGACGCGCGGCGCGCTCTACCATCACTTCGCCGACAAACAGGCGCTGTTTGCCGCCGTGGTCGAGCAGGAGGCGCAGGCGGTGGCCGAGGAGATCGGGCAGGCGTCACCGCCCTCGCTCAGCGCCCGCGATGCGTTGATCGCAGGTTCGGATGCCTATCTCGCCGCCATGCGCGTGTCCGGCCGCACACGGCTCTTGCTGCTTGACGGGCCGGCCGTGCTCGGCCGTGCCGAGATGGATGCGATCGACAACCGACACGGCAGCCGTTCGCTGCGCGAAGGCCTGGTCGCGGCAATGCGCGAGCGATCTATGAAGACGCTGCCGGTGGAGGCGCTTACCGCCCTGCTCGCCTCGGCTTTTGACCGGGCGGCTCTCGCCATCGAGGCAGGTGGATCCGACAAGGACTACCGGGTCGTCCTTTTGGCGCTGATCGACGGTCTGTCCCGGGCCTGACGGGAAACAACCTCTCCTGTGGGAAGTCGCAGGGCCGGGTGGGTGCCGGCGTCGACACGGCGAGATGTCGCGCTTCCGTCAAAGAAGACGAACCTCAACTCTGCGCGTTGCCAATCTCGGGCTCATCCTCCGGCACCTCGCCCGGCTCGAATTCGTTGAAGCAGCCCAGCTGTCGCTTGAACTGGTCGATCAGCCAGGCCGCCGCCGGTTTCGGGCTGCGGTCGACGCGATGCATGGCATAAAGCGGCGAACTCACCTCCCTGTAGGGTTCGAGATCGAGCTCAACCAGCCGGCCATTCGCCAAATCCTCGGCGATGAGCCATCGCGGCAGACCGCCCCAGCCCAGCCCCGCGCGCATCAGCGTGTGCTTGGTGCGCATGTCCGTCAGCCGCCAGGTGCGGTAGGCGAAGACGCCGTAGTCGCGCCCCTTGGTGCGCTCGGACTGGTCGATGACGACGAGTTGCGTGTGTTCGCGCACATCCTCGAGCGCCACCGGCTTCGGCAGCAGCGCCAGCGGATGGTTGGGTGCCGCGGCCGGCACCATGGACATGAAGCCGATGCGCACGAGATGCACGTCGACGTCGCCCAGAAGACCGCCGATGCCGAGATCGGCCTGTCCATTGACGACGTAGTCGGGAATAAGGCCGAGCGAGCCGATATGCAGGCGCAGCATCACCGCGGGGAACTGCGCCTCGAACGCCTTGAGCACCCGCACCAGCACCGGAGACGGCAACGCTACGTCGACCGACAACGCCACCTCGGCCTCCAGCCCGTGATGGTGCCCGTCTACCCGGGAGCGAATGCGCTGCAGCATGCCGATCATGCGCCTTGCATCCTCCAGCGTCGCCCGGCCGATCTCGGTCAGTTGTGGCTCACGCGTGCCCTCGCGTTCGAACAGCTTCAGCCCAAGCTGCGCCTCGAGATTGGCGATGCCGTAGCTGATGACGGATTGCGCCCGGTTGAGCTTGCGGCCGGCAG
The genomic region above belongs to Mesorhizobium sp. B4-1-4 and contains:
- a CDS encoding TetR/AcrR family transcriptional regulator; the protein is MQQESGRRSNRDRTEATRGDLIAAARRLFTEKSYTETGTPEIVAAAGVTRGALYHHFADKQALFAAVVEQEAQAVAEEIGQASPPSLSARDALIAGSDAYLAAMRVSGRTRLLLLDGPAVLGRAEMDAIDNRHGSRSLREGLVAAMRERSMKTLPVEALTALLASAFDRAALAIEAGGSDKDYRVVLLALIDGLSRA
- a CDS encoding LysR family transcriptional regulator gives rise to the protein MQPNPTLDQLQILVAVAETGSFSAAGRKLNRAQSVISYGIANLEAQLGLKLFEREGTREPQLTEIGRATLEDARRMIGMLQRIRSRVDGHHHGLEAEVALSVDVALPSPVLVRVLKAFEAQFPAVMLRLHIGSLGLIPDYVVNGQADLGIGGLLGDVDVHLVRIGFMSMVPAAAPNHPLALLPKPVALEDVREHTQLVVIDQSERTKGRDYGVFAYRTWRLTDMRTKHTLMRAGLGWGGLPRWLIAEDLANGRLVELDLEPYREVSSPLYAMHRVDRSPKPAAAWLIDQFKRQLGCFNEFEPGEVPEDEPEIGNAQS